GCGCTGCCGCCCGCGCGGACGAGAATCGCGTCCGTAATACCGAGGAAGCCACCGAACAGCGCGATGAACGGTCCGGCGACGACACCGGCCAGCAGGCCGAGCATGAGACCGACAACGCGGGCGTCGGTGACGCCGAAGGCGAGGCCGCCCGCCATCCTGAGTTTCTCGATGAACCCCATCCGCGCCCAGAAGCGCTGGATGGTCGTCTGGATGTCGCGGTCGACGAGCGCCACGTCGATGCCGAGTTCCTCGGCCGTCTCGACGGCCGCGAGCATGTCCGCGCCCGGTTTCACGTCGAACCGGTCGCCCATCTGCGCCTGCACGTACGAGAGCATCCAGTAGGCGATGAACTGAAAGACCGTGTTCCCCTGCAGCAACTCGCTGGGGTCGATATCGTCGGGCGTCTCGCCCTGCATCTGCCGGTAGCGCCCCTCATCGAGTTCGACGGCAACCACGTCGGGCCGCTCGGCGTCGATGGTCTCTTCGACCTCGCGGACGCTCTCGGCGGAGACGTGCGCCGTCCCGACGACGCGCACGCTTCCCTCTGTGGGGGCGGACTCCGCTCTGTTACTCATCGCCCTCCGCTACAAGTTCACCCCTGTTATCAGTGTCGGACTCGTGAACGAATCTCCCGTGCGATTCGACGGGTGGCATCTCGGTTCGGTCCCGTTCGGTCTTCCCCGCTCACCCACGTTTTTATCACCCCCGCGCGACGTTCCGGTATGACCTTCGTCCGCAACGCCGCCGAACTCGGCGGCACCGAGGCCCGCGAGACGGCGCTCGCCTGTCTCGACGCCGGAATCGACGCCGCGAACCCCGAACGTGTCGTCGCCGACGCGGTGACGCTCGACGGTAACGAGCTATGGATCGCCGACGAGAGCTACGACCTCCGGGAGTTCGACGACGTCGTCGTCCTCGGCGGCGGGAAAGCGGGCGTCGGCGTCGCCCGCGCGCTCGAAGGAGTCCTCGGCGACCGCATCTCCGACGGCGTGGTCGTCGTCCCCGACGCCGCCGAACTCACTCAGGTTTCGGTCGTCGTCGGCGACCACCCCGTCCCGAGCGAACGCGGCGTCACGGGCACGAAACGGCTGCTCGAACTCGCCGGGGCGGCCGACGAGCGGACGCTCGTCCTCGCCGTCGTCACCGGCGGCGGGAGCGCGCTCCTCGCCGCCCCCGCCGGAGACGTGAGCCTCACCGATCTCCAGCGGACGACGGACGCGCTGCTCGACAGCGGGGCGACTATCGACGAGATGAACTCCGTCCGCAAGCACCTCTCAGCCATCAAGGGCGGACGCCTCGCCCGCGCTGCAGCGCCCGCGACGGTGGTCGGACTCGTCCTCAGCGACGTCGTCGGCGACGACCTGAGCGTCATCGCCAGCGGACCCACCGCGCCCGACGAGACGAGTTACGCCGACGCCCTCGACGTGCTGAATCGGTACGACGTCGACGCGCCCGCAGCGGTCCGCGACCGACTCGAACGCGGTGCAACGGGCGAACGCGGTGCGACGGGCGGACTCGAAGAGACGCCCCGAGCGGACGACCCGGTGTTCGACCACGTCCGAAACGTCGTGCTCGCGAGCAACTTCAGTTCCCTTGACGCCGCCAGAAACGAAGCTGAATCGAGAGGGTATGGCACCTGTATCCTCTCTTCGCGAGTTCGAGGCGAGTCGCGGGAAGCGGCGAAGACGCACGCCGCAGTCGCCGAAGAAGCAATTTTCACCGGAAACCCGGTGTCCCCCCCGGCAGTGGTGCTCTCGGGCGGCGAGACGACAGTGACGGTTCGCGGCGACGGCACCGGCGGGCCGAACCAGGAGTTCGCGCTCTCGGCCGCAATCGAGTTTGCGACGGCGTGGCGTGGCGAGACCGAAGTCGTCCTCGCGAGCGTCGATACCGACGGCCGAGACGGCGGGACCGAGGTCGCCGGTGCCGTCGTCGACGCCGAAACCGTCGACGATGTGGCCGCCGCGCACGCGGCCCTCGCGGACAATGACGCGCTCACGTACCTCGACGCCCGCGACGCTATCGTCGAGACCGGCCCGACGGGGACGAACGTCAACGACCTGCGGGTCGTCGTCGTCGAGTAGCCCCGGTCTGCTGACAAAAACGGTTTTGTTCACCGGTGGGTACTCTCTCGATATGGCGAAACTGTTGCCCTCCGCGCCCGACACCTCCGCCGCCGACGAGGCGGAACCCCGCGTCATCGGCGTCGACAGCGAAGACGCCGACGACCTGCTGTCGGCGCTCTCCTCCGACACCGCCCGAACGCTGCTCTCGAAACTCCACGACGAACCTGACACGCCCTCCGGTCTCGCGTCGAGGGTCGACTCGTCATTGCAGAACGTCCAGTACCACCTCCGGAAACTGGAGGACGCCGGCCTCGTCGGCGTCGTCGACACCGTCTACTCCGAGAAAGGCCGCGAGATGAACGTCTACGCGCCGTCGGACCGCCCCCTCGTGGTCTTCGCCGGGCGCGAGTCCGAGAGCGCCGGCCTGAAAACCGCACTGAAACGCCTGCTGGCGAGCGTCGGTATCCTCGCGGCCGTCAGCCTCGTCGTCCAGATCGTCGTCACCGGTCGACTCCCGTTCGTCACGCAGTCGGCCTCCGGAGACGGCGGGAGCGCCGAACTCGCCACCTCCGCCGCGGAGACGACGGCGTCGACGGCAGCGTCGCAACCGTTCCCGCCCGGGCTGGCCTTCTTCCTCGGCGGCGTCGCTGTCCTCGCGCTCGGGTTCGCGCTCTGGTACGCTCGGCGCTGAGCGTCCGGACGCAACGCCAACCGACGTATCAACCGTCGTCATCTTCCCCTTCGATACTCTCTCCGCGCCGCCTGTCTGTTCGCGCGATTTGCGGGTCGCAGGTAGCTATTTACCCTCCACGACGAACGTGTGAGCATGGAGCATACTGCCGAAGTGGAGGGCATCGGCGTCGGCGTCGGCTCCGACGGGACGAACGTCCCCGCCGTCGTCCTCCGCGCCCGCGAAGAGGTCCTTCCGATATTCGTCACGGCTGACCAGGCACAGACCATCCGCCTCGGTCTCGCCGGTGAACCGTTCGAGCGACCGCTGACTCACGACCTGTTGGTCGAGATGGTGACCGAGTTCGGCGGCGCCATCGACGGCGTCCGTATCGACGACCTCACCGACGGGACGTTCTACGCGAAACTCGACGCCGAGCGCTACGAGGACGGCGAACCCGTGAGCTACGTCTTCGACGCTCGCCCGAGCGACGCCATCGCGCTGGCGGTCCGCGTCGACTGTCCGATTTTCGTCTCCGACGAGATTCTCGACGCCGCCGGTCGACCGCCCTCGGCTATCGATCTCTCGCCCGACGACGACGAGTTCTAGCCGCTCGTATTCTCGGCGGCGGCCTTTTTCAGTCTCGCTCCGTGTCGAGTCCGACGATGCTCAGAACACGGTGCTATCGGCGAACAGCGCCCCGAATATCCTGTTTTCGGCCTTCCGAAGGTGCTGGGAGAACGTCGGTGCCGAGACCCCGAGCGACTCGGCGACCTCCCTTCCAGTACTCTCTCGGGGCCACTCGAAGAACCCGGCGTAGTACGCCGACTCCAGTGCGGCCCGCTGCCGGTCGGTTAAGTCCCTCTGAAAGGCGTTTTTGGCCTTATTCGGGCTGTCGTCGGTGCGCGTGACCTGACGCTGGGAGCGCAACACCGCCGACGGATACGCCGTCTGGACGGTTTCTACGAACTCCCGAACGTCCGCCGTGACCGGGAGCTGGATCCCCATGTAGTAGTCGCCGTTCTCGATTCTGGCGCGTTTGACGTACCCCCCCAGCGACGCGATGGCCGAGAGTACCGGCGGCTCGGAGAGGCGGAGTTCGAACTTCGTTCTGCCGAACCCCTCGCTCAGCACGCGGACGGAGTCCCAGTGAGGCACTCGTTCGACGATTTCTCTCACGACGTCGAGGTCGTCTCCGTCCACCGTTCCGTAGACCAGATACTCGCCGCCGCCGATGGGGACGGCCTGGTCGAGCGTGATCTCGCCGGCCGCCTCGGTCTGGAGGTCGAGTTCGTCGAAAACGTCGTTGATCTCGAAGCCGACTTCGATCACCTGGTCGCTCGTGAGCGCGTGTTTGCGGCCGATGGCGGTGATTGCGTGTCCGATTACTTCGCCGAGTCGAGTCAGCACTTCGCTCTCCTCCGCGGAGAACGCCCTCGGCCGCGCCGCGTACACGTTCAGTACACCGTACAGGCTTCCCTCGTAGACGATCGGAATCGCGGCCGACGAGCGATAGCCGTAGGCTTTCGCGCGTTCGCGCCACTGGGCGTAGTCGACGTCCGAGACGATATCCTGCGTGACCTGCGTCTGTTTGGTCTGTACTGCCCGCGCCGTCGGTCCTACCGAACCGTCGGACGCAATCGAGATCGTGACGTCGCTGAGATACCCTTCGACGCCTGCTTCCTCGCGGAGGTGGACCGTGTTCGTTTCGGTGTCCACGTCGCCGATCCACGAAAAGAGGTACGAGTCGGAGGAGGCGAGCGCTTCGCACACCGTCCGTTCGATCTCCTCGCGCGTAGACTGGTTGATGACCGCTTCGGTTATCTCGCGGGCGACCGCGTTCAGGTTATTGAGCGCGGCGAGGCGCTCGCGTTGCTGTTCGAGCGCTCGCTCGCGCTCGCGCAGGTCGGTGATCTCCTGGGTCACGAGCATGCCAGCGAACGGCTCGCCGCTCTCGCCGACGACGGGGACCGCCCACGCCCGAAACGCGCGGTCGTTCCACTCGAACTCGTAGCGCGTCGTTTCGCCGTCGAGCGCGTTCCGGCAGTACTGCCTCACTCGGTCGCGCATCTCGCGGTTCGGGGAAAGATCGCCGACGTCGGTTCCCAGCAGCCGTTCTTTCGATACCTCGTACTCGTCGACGATAGCCCCTTCGAGGAGGGTGTACCGGAGTTCCTCGTCGAAGAGCGCGACGCCGCCATTGGGGAAGTGCTCCGCGAGCGTCCGGTAGCGTCGCTCGCTCTCCTCCATCGCCCGCTCGTACTCGGCGCGCTCGATTGCCGTCGCGAGGACGTTCGCGACACTCTGCAGGAAGTTCACGTCGTTCTGTGCGAACTCTCGACGCTCGGTGTCGTGCGTGCCCAAAATTCCCCACGGGTCGTCAGGCGGGCCGATGATGACGCTCATGCCGCTCGTGACGTTGTGATCGAAAAGGAGGTCGGGCCCCGTGAAGCGCGTCTCGGCGTCGAGGTCCTCGACGACCACTGGTTCGTCCGAAAGCAGTGTGTACCCCGCCTGTGATTTTCCCCTCGTTTCGACGGTCGCGACGCCGACGAGACCGTCGTACCAGCCGACGCCCGCCCGGAGGAGTAGCTCTTCACGCTCGGGGTGTAGCTCCAACACTTTGCAGTAGTCCATCTCGAGCGTGTCGGCGACGCCGTCGACGACCGTCGCCATCAGCGCGTCGAGGTCGCGCTCGGCGAGCGCCTGCTGGCCGAGGTCGGTGACGACCTGTTGCTGGCGGATCTGTGCCTGTAGTTCCCGCTGGTGCTCGATTTGCTCGGTGACGTCGCGGACGACGCCGCACCGACCGATGCCGTTCTCCATCGGAAACGGACCCAGTCGACTCTCGACGGGTACGTGTTCGCCGTCCTTTCGCCGAATTTCCAGTTCGATGGTCGCGTCCTCGCGTTCGTTCGCCCTTATCTCCGTCGCCATCCGTTCGGCGCGCGGCGTGATTTTGGCGTCGTGGACGGTCGCGGCGTGCGCGCCGAGCAACTCCTCACGGTCGTAGCCGGTCAACTTGCAAAAGGAGTCGTTCACGAACACGAACCGCGCGTCGGAGTCGACGGCGTAGATACCGTCGTCGACCGTCTCGACGATGGTTTCGTACAGTTCGAGCTCGCGCTCCCGTGCCTTCCGCTCGGTGATGTCCCGAGCCACGCCCACCCGATCGGCCGGTCCGTGGTCGGTTGGGAGACGGGTGAACCGCGCCTCTATTGGAATCTGTCGACCGTCGACGGTCCCCAACTCGAACTCGCCGGTGGCGACGTTCAGTCCGTCGTGCGGGAGCGCGGAGGCGAGTTCGTCGGCCTGCGTCGCGGCTTCCTCGCCGATGAACTCGGCGACCGATCTCCCGATGATCCGCTCGCGCGGGATGCCCGACAACTCTTCGGCCGCTCGGTTGACCAGGATGAACCGCTGGTTCTCGTCGACGACGTAGACGACGTCGCCGACCGTCTCGACGATGGTTTCGTAGCGTTCGAGCTCGGATTCGCGCCCTTTACGCTCGGTTACGTCCTGAAAGTAGACCGAAAGCCCCGTCTTCGACGGATACGCTCGCACCTCGAACCACGTCGACAACGGCGGGTAGTACTCCTCGAAGGAGACGGGTCGTTGGGTTCGCATCGCGCGCTCGTACTCGGTTCTAAACGCCATCTCGACCGCCTCGGGGAACTCCTCCCAGACGTTCGATCCGACGAGTTCGTTGGCCGATCGCGCCAGCAGCGACTCGGCCTGGTCGTTGACGTACGTGAACGTCCAGTTGGCGTCGAGTCCGTAGAACGCGTCCGTAACGCGGGCGAACACCTCGTCGAGTTCGGACTGAAGTTCGTCGCGTTCGCGACGGAGCCACTCGGCCTGTCGCTTCAGCTGCGTGATGTCGTCGCCGACGACCACGACCTGCTCGACGGTATCGTCGTCGAAAAGCGGCATGGCGTTGATCGAGTACCACCGCCGCTCGCCATCGGGATGCTCCATCTGCGCCTGCCAGTCGTAGACCGGTTCGCCCCTCTCGAGCGCCCATGCGTAGGGTCGCTCCTCGCGAGGGATGGGCTCTCCCGTCTCGTCGTACACGGGGATTTCCCCCGCCGAGTACCCTAACTCGGGTGTTCGCTCGCGGGCACCGAGAACCTCGACGGCCGCGTCGTTCGCCCGAACGAGTTCGCGGCTCTCGGCGTCGAAGACGCCGATGATGACGGGACTCGTTTCGAGGACGTTCTCCAACAGGTCACGCTCGCGCCGCAGTTGTTTTTCCCGTTCGTGGCGCTCCGTGATGTCGCGGACGATGCCCACCGTCCCGACCACCTCACCGTCCTCTTCGAGGAGACCGAACCGAACCTCGACCGGAATCTTCCGCCCGTCACGAACGCGGACGGTTATCTCTCGCGTCCGCACGTCGACCGCCGGTTCGCGGAGGAGGTCGAGAATATCCGAGGCGAACTGCGAGATGTCGTCGTCGTCCAGCAGTATCGAGACGCTTTCGCCGATGAGCACCTCGCGCGAGTAGCCCGTGACGTCGAGGAGGACGTCGTTCACGTCGACGAAGCGCCCGGAGAGATCCAGGTGGTATATTCCGTCGCCGACCGTATCGATAATCGACTCGTACCGCTGGAGTTTCCGGGCACGCTCCTCGGGCGTCCGCGGTTCGTCAGTCTCGGCATCCCAAGACATGCTGATGGCTATACAGTCGGCTACGGGGGATAAACCAATCGGGAACTGAAGGTTAAAACAGCAATCTAAGCGAGATATTGGGGATATAACGGCAAATAGAGGGTACTTCTTCGATGCCCGGTCGAACGATACTATCACGCTGGCAGTCCGCATCGACTGTCGGATTCTCGTCTTCGACGATACTTGACGCCACCAGATAGTCGCTTTCGGCAATCGACTTCTGCTATCAATGACAATTATTTCAACTAGAGTTCCATACAAAATTACAAACCTCCCTATTCGCTCGTCATTTCGTGATAATTGTCATTTATTCTTTATGTTGCCAATCATCTAGTCAGCCATGTCACAAGATGTGTGGAGCCGTCGTCGATATCTCGCTGCTGCAGGCCTTACTGGTTCATCTCTGATTGCCGGTTGCCCGGATACGAGTTCAAACGAAGTCGAAGGTGAGGGGAACCGACCAACTGATACTGCCGAAGACAGTCAATCGTCAACAGAAGAAAGCCAGCAAACCGATCAGTCCGAGACCGAAACGGCGACCCCGGAACCGTCGGGTGAAGCGTCGCTCGACATCACTAATGAAGAACTTGTCGTTGAAGAAGGCGACTACTCTACCGATGTCTACGTCTCGGCGACTGTCGAGAACACCGGCGACGCTGCATCTGGTTCCATCGAACTCACGGCTAACTGGTAGACGGCGACGATCACTACATGGACAACAGTAGTGCGTATCTTCAATCGTTCGGCGCTGGTGAGACGTGGGCTGCCCGCGTCTCGTATCTGGGTACCAGTGCTGAAGAGGTAGCCGCGTACGAGTTGGAAGGAGAGTATGACCGCGAACCACCAATTCCCGTCGGTGACGGACTGGAACTCCTCGATTCCGAGATGAAGGTCGGCGAAGATGAGGTAATCATCAGTGGACAGATTGAAAATGGAACCGGCGACAACGTGAGCTACCTCGAAGTCATCGGAAAAATATATGACGAGGGCGGAATCGTACTCGGCGATGAATGGACGAATGTAACGGATATTCCCGCCGGAGAGACGTGGTTGTTCGAAATGTCGTGGCTCGGGTGGGAGCGTGTGACGGCAGCAGACGACTACGAAATATCGCTCGCAGAGTAGTCGGTACACTCGCTTCTCTGTTGTTTTCGCCTCGGAGTCGGGGTTATTGCATCTCTCATCTCTCGATGGTGACGTCTATCATTAAATCGGAGTGAAATAGCCTGAAACTGCGGTTACCGCCCGTTCGCCAGTTCCGCCTCCGCTGCCAGCGCCCGCTCGCGGAGGCGCTCTCCCTCCTCGCTTTCGGCGGTCAACTCCGGAACCGGCGACGGCTTGTGCCCCTCGTCGATGGCGACGTAGACGAAAAGCGACTCCGTGGTCAGTTCCGTCTCGCCGGTCTGTGGATTCTCGCGGAACGCCTTGATACGGACGCGGATGCTCGTCTCGCCGGCTTTGTAGACGTACGCCTGTATCAGCGCCGTGTCGCCGCGCGGGATGGGTTGGACGAAGTTGACCTGCTCCATTCGGGCAGTTACGCAGGTCTGACCCGCAAATCGCATCGCCGACAGCGCCCCGTCGGTGTCCATCCACTTCAGGACGTTGCCGCCGTGGGCCATGTCGTAGTTGTTCGTGTCGTTCGGCTGGATGAGATGGCGGTTCTCGATGTACGTCTCCATCAGGTCGGTCATGTCTCTCCGTTTCGAGGGGTGACCGGATGAACGTGGCGACGTATCGTTCGCGACCGTTGTTATGGTTCTTCCAGTTCCTTCAGCACGCGCGCCGGGTTGCCGCCGACGACGACGTCTGCGGGCACGTCTTTGGTGACCACTGACCCGGCGGCGACGACGGCGCGGTCTCCCACCGAGACGCCGGGGTTGAGCACCGCCTGCCCGCCGATCCACACGTCGTCCCCGACGGTGACGGGGTCGCCGAACTCGACGCCCTCACGTCGCGCTTCGGCGTCGAGTGGGTGCGTCGCCGTATAAACGTGGGCGCCTGGCCCGAGCAGGCAGTGCGACCCGAAGCGTATCTCGCAGACGTCCAGCATCACGCAGCCGAAGTTGGCGAAGAAGCCATTGCCAACGTGGATCTGTGCGCCGTAGTCGCAACGAAACGGCGGTTCGACGAAGGCGTTCTCACCGACGGCGCCGAACAGTTCCGACAGCAGCGCCCGACGCGTCTCCGCCTCGGTCTCCTCGGTATCGTTGTACCAGCGGGTGAGCGACCGCGCGCGGTTTCGTTCCTCGACGAGTTGCGGGTCGAACGGGTCGTAGGGATCGCCACGAAGCATTCTCTCCTTCTCTGTCGTCACGGGTGCGTACCGACTTGGCGTGCGAGTGAAAGTAGATTCGGGTTCGACGACGCTCCGGATGTGCCGTCGCTACTGCTCCGGACGCGCACCGAGCGTCACCGTCACCGTCTGTCGCTCGCCGTCGCGCAGAATCGTCACGTCGAGGTCGTCGCCGGGACTCGTCTCGATGGCGAGATACGTCGCGAGGTCGCTCTGAGAGCCGATTCGAGTGCCGTCGAGCGCGACGATCACGTCGCCTCCCACCGGGACGCGCGTGCTGCCGACGGCCTCCTCGCCGTCGCTTCCGCGGAGCGTCCCCGCCGACGGTCCGCCCGGAACAACGCCGACGACGAGCACGCCCCGTACGACGTCGAGGTCGTTAGCCGTCGCTATCGGCGGCGTAACGGCCGCGAGGCGGACGCCCATGAACGCGTGGCGGTAGTCGCCGGTCTCGACGAGCGCGGGGACGACGCGGCGCACCAGCGCCGCGGAGACGGCGAACGCGATATTGTCACCGCCGCCCGCGCTGACGACGCCGACAACGGTTCCGTCGAGGTTCACGAGCGGCCCGCCGCTGTTGCCCGGGTTCACCGCCGCGTCGGTCTGGACCGAGCCGGGGACGGTGAAGCCCGACGCCGCCGTCAGTGAGCGGTTCTGGCCGCTGATGATGCCCGCCGACGCCGACCCGCCGAGACCGAACGGCGACCCGATGGCGACGACTTCCGTCCCGACCGGGCCGTCGCGCTCCGCCACCGAAAGCGGCGTCGCGTACCCCGGCACGTTCCGGACGCGCAGCACCGCAAGGTCGCTGTACACGTCCGCGCCGACGAGTTCGGCCGGCCGCCATTCGCCTTCGCGAAACTGTATTCGGATCCGGTCGGCACCGGCGACGACGTGCTGGTTCGTCACGACGTACCGCTCGTCTGACGGCTCCTGTTCGGACGACTTGCCGTCGCTACCGTCGCCGCCACTCCCGCTATCGCCCCCGCCATCGTCGCTGTCGTCGCTGTCGTCGCCGTCGCCGCCGCCTTCGACGTCGTAGACGAATCCAGAGCCCTGACCGCCCCCGCCGGGTCCGCCGACGCGAACGAGCACCACCGAGTCCCGGACGTCGCGGTACACACGCGTGTACGGACTCTCCGACCACGTCTGCTGTGCGGTCGCCTCGGTCGTATTCGTCGTCTCGTTCTGCCGGGACGACGCTTTCGGAGCGGTCGTCCCGCAACCGGCGACGGACCCGGCGACCGCCGTGCCGAGCGCCCCGAGCACCGCGCGGCGCGTTTGCTCTCGTCTCATACCGACACGTTAGAGCCATCCTTGTTAAGCCCTGACACCGACTTCCCTTGGGACTCTCGGACCCCAATACTTGCTGCGCGTATGCTTTCGGCCGCCGATCAGATGGTCTGTCTACGCCCCCGCCGGAGACGATGGAGAGTCCGTTCGCGCTCTCGCGGTGATCGCCGCGAGAAGGAGAGGCTCACCGAAACGGTCACTCACCGAAACGGTCACTCACCGAGACGGCACCCGTCGCGGTACTTTTCTCTCTCGCCCGCGACGCACGAACCATGGCACTCGACGTTTCAACCCCCGACCCGCCGGAACTGTCCGCCGTCGACCCGAGCGAGTACGACGACGCCGAGGTCATCGCGGACGACGACTACCGCCGCGACGAACTCGGCGAGTTCCTCGAATCGGGCGCGTGGGCGGAGTCGTTCGAGCAGTGGGCCGAAACGACCGAAGTCAGCGAGTCGGAATGGCGAATCGTCGAAGACCTCGGACTCGTCGGGCGGTTCGACTTCTTCTGGGACGACTTCGCCGACCGAGTCGGGTACCACGCCCCGGGCATCCCCGAGGACTGGAAGGAGCGAGAGATTCATCCGGACCTCGGCAGCTGGTCGGCAGTCTCCTCGATCAACGCCGGACTCACGGAACTGGGGCAGATCGTCTGCGACGTGCTGAAAGACGACTACGTCGACTGGGAGGCGGAGTTCGAAGCGCCCGACGATCTGCCAGATTTCGACTGACGGCATCGATGTCGGCCGATCGTTTCGGTCGATTCGAGCGCCCGCCGCCGGATTAATCACCTCTCCGCGTGACTCACACGACAGGTGACTCGTCATCTACTCCAAACACCATCTCGTCATCTCGCTGGCGCTCGGCGCACTGTTCGTCTTTGTCGCCGACTCGTCGCTTCCGCTGTGGTTCGTCCTCGCGTACTCGGCGGTTATCGGCGTCGGCATCGACTTCGACCATTTTCTCGTCGCCCGCGTCAACACCGGGAGTTGGCGCGCCGCCCGCGACTGCCTCCGAACTCCGACGCGCGTTTTCGCCGGACAGGACGACATCTTCGACGACGGCGAGGTCGGGACGCTGCGACGACTGCTCAGCCACGTCGTCATCGTCGGCGTCGTGATTCCGGTGCTCGCGCTCGTGAGTCCGGCGCTCGCACTCCTGACGGCCGTCGTCCTCTACGGCCATCTCCTGTCGGACCTCGTCTGGGACGTGTATCTGGAGACGAAAAACGGGAGTCCGGAAGTGCCGAACGTCGTTCGACGGTGAGCGACTGCGCGACGGTCGTGTGACGACTGTGCGATTACTGTGCGCCTCCCGCGCGTGACCCGTCTCACAACCGCACACACGGGACCACCGTTTTGATATACGCCGGGCGACAGCACCCTATATGGAAGACGTCGCAGACCAGTACGCCCCGGAGGACGTGGAGTCCTCGGCGCAGGCGCACTGGGACGACACGGACGCCTACGAGGCGACGAAGGAGGCGCACGCCGACGACCCATCCTTCTTCTTCGTCGACGGCCCGCCGTACACCTCCGGACAGATGCACCTCGGAACGGCGTGGAACAAGACCCTGAAAGACGCCATCATCCGCCGCAAGCGGATGGAGGGCCACCGCGTCACCGACCGGCCGGGCTACGACATGCACGGCCTCCCCATCGAGGTGAAAGTCGAACAGGAACTCGGCTTCGACTCCAAGCGCGACATCGAGGAGTACGGGATGGAAGCGTTCATCGAGGAGTGCAAGGAGTTCGCCGAGCGCAACAGAGAGAACATGGACGAGGACTTCCAGTCTATCGGCGTCTGGATGGACTGGGAGAACCCGTACAAGACGCTCTCGCCAGAGTACATGGAGTCCGGGTGGTGGGCGTTCAAGCAGGTCCACGAGAACGGCCTGCTCAGTCAGGGCAAGCGCTCCATCAACCAGTGCCCGCGCTGTGAGACGGCCATCGCCGACAACGAGGTCGAGTACCACGAGATCGAGTCTCCCAGCATCTACGTCAAGTTCCCGCTGAAGGGGAGAGAGGGCAACCTCGTCATCTGGACGACGACGCCGTGGACCATCCCCGCAAACACGTTCGTCGCT
This genomic stretch from Haloprofundus salilacus harbors:
- a CDS encoding S1C family serine protease, translated to MRREQTRRAVLGALGTAVAGSVAGCGTTAPKASSRQNETTNTTEATAQQTWSESPYTRVYRDVRDSVVLVRVGGPGGGGQGSGFVYDVEGGGDGDDSDDSDDGGGDSGSGGDGSDGKSSEQEPSDERYVVTNQHVVAGADRIRIQFREGEWRPAELVGADVYSDLAVLRVRNVPGYATPLSVAERDGPVGTEVVAIGSPFGLGGSASAGIISGQNRSLTAASGFTVPGSVQTDAAVNPGNSGGPLVNLDGTVVGVVSAGGGDNIAFAVSAALVRRVVPALVETGDYRHAFMGVRLAAVTPPIATANDLDVVRGVLVVGVVPGGPSAGTLRGSDGEEAVGSTRVPVGGDVIVALDGTRIGSQSDLATYLAIETSPGDDLDVTILRDGERQTVTVTLGARPEQ